In a single window of the Olivibacter sp. SDN3 genome:
- a CDS encoding rhodanese-like domain-containing protein, producing MNDSMFGLFKDKLADTENDRLADEIKNGAFLVDVRTPQEFSDGSVKNAVNIPLNELETSLHNFKGKGAIVVFCQSGNRSGSAKRILEKHGFQQVFNGGGWRSLNKLVNSIK from the coding sequence ATGAACGATAGTATGTTCGGATTATTCAAAGATAAGCTGGCCGATACAGAGAACGACCGGTTAGCTGATGAAATTAAAAACGGTGCATTCCTCGTGGATGTAAGGACACCGCAGGAGTTTTCTGACGGTTCAGTGAAAAACGCCGTAAACATCCCATTAAATGAACTGGAAACAAGCCTACATAATTTTAAAGGCAAAGGTGCCATAGTGGTTTTCTGCCAGAGCGGAAACCGCAGTGGAAGCGCAAAACGCATCCTTGAAAAGCATGGTTTCCAACAGGTCTTCAATGGCGGTGGTTGGCGTAGTTTAAATAAGTTGGTAAACAGTATCAAATAA